One genomic region from uncultured Subdoligranulum sp. encodes:
- a CDS encoding fructose-1,6-bisphosphatase — protein MPTHSEHLRYLRLLAQQFPTVAAAASEIIRIEAVLQLPKGTEHFMSDLHGEHEAFVHILNSASGVIREKIDTVLGDSVSPAERADLATLIYYPAQKLPELKAEQTDLAAWYRVTLLRLIELCRFVSSKHTRAHVRAGLPESCAYILDELLHAHFEDHDKDRYYGQIIDSMLRHDRADAYITRLCEIIKWLAVDRLHIVGDLFDRGPRPDRILDSLMVHHQVDIQWGNHDVVWMGAAAGSPLCILTVLKTTLAYNNTDTLESGYGISLRQLERFAQRTYGASDVTRWLPHTDARNAAAGDLTATARMHKAVTILMLKLESEVIERNPDFRMEERDWLKRIDWQKGTVRCGDSEYLLLDRDFHTVTPENPTALTAEEQQVVDGLVRAFAESERLQRHVQFLYAHGALYKICNGNLLYHGAVPMTQDGEFAAHVYEGHSWSGKALFDYCDRRARQGYFAPAGSAARQAGQDFLWYLWCGAQSPLFGRSAMTTFERLYIADPATHVEVKDPYYRLIDRPETADKILAAFGLHGEGCHIVNGHVPVRAIEGESPVKGGGKLIIIDGGFCRAYHQRTGIAGYTLVCNSRGLILRTHQPFESMEKAIHEDEDIASKSEYIYTAPRRIQVADTDEGVRKRERVRDLEALVKAYECGLIPQGLRV, from the coding sequence ATGCCCACCCACAGTGAACATCTGCGGTATCTGCGCTTGCTGGCGCAGCAGTTTCCCACGGTGGCGGCAGCCGCCAGCGAGATCATCCGCATCGAGGCGGTGCTGCAGCTGCCCAAGGGCACCGAGCATTTCATGAGCGACCTGCACGGCGAACACGAGGCCTTTGTGCACATTCTGAACAGTGCGTCGGGGGTCATCCGCGAGAAGATCGACACGGTGCTGGGGGATTCGGTCTCCCCGGCGGAGCGGGCCGACCTGGCGACGCTCATCTACTACCCGGCCCAGAAGCTGCCCGAGCTGAAAGCCGAGCAGACCGATCTGGCGGCGTGGTACCGGGTGACGCTTTTGCGGCTCATCGAGCTGTGCCGGTTTGTCTCCAGCAAGCACACCCGGGCCCATGTGCGGGCGGGTCTGCCGGAAAGCTGTGCCTACATCCTGGACGAGCTGCTCCACGCCCATTTTGAGGACCACGACAAGGACCGCTACTACGGCCAGATCATCGACAGCATGCTGCGCCACGACCGGGCGGACGCCTACATCACACGCCTGTGCGAGATCATCAAGTGGCTGGCGGTGGACCGGCTGCACATTGTGGGGGACCTGTTCGACCGTGGCCCCCGGCCGGACCGGATTCTCGACAGCCTGATGGTCCACCACCAGGTGGATATCCAGTGGGGCAACCACGACGTGGTGTGGATGGGGGCGGCCGCGGGCAGTCCCCTCTGCATCCTGACGGTGCTGAAGACCACCCTGGCCTACAACAACACCGACACCCTGGAAAGCGGCTACGGCATCAGCCTGCGGCAGCTGGAGCGGTTTGCCCAGCGCACCTACGGCGCTTCCGACGTGACCCGCTGGCTGCCCCACACCGACGCCCGCAACGCGGCGGCGGGGGACCTGACGGCCACGGCGCGGATGCACAAGGCGGTGACGATCCTCATGCTCAAGCTGGAATCGGAGGTCATCGAGCGCAACCCCGACTTCCGCATGGAGGAGCGGGACTGGCTGAAACGCATCGACTGGCAAAAAGGCACGGTGCGCTGCGGGGACAGCGAGTACCTCCTGCTTGACCGGGATTTCCACACCGTGACGCCGGAAAATCCCACGGCCCTCACCGCCGAGGAGCAGCAGGTGGTGGACGGGCTGGTCCGCGCCTTTGCCGAGAGCGAGCGGCTCCAGCGCCACGTGCAGTTTCTGTACGCCCACGGGGCGCTCTACAAGATCTGCAACGGGAACCTGCTCTACCACGGGGCGGTGCCCATGACCCAGGACGGCGAATTTGCCGCCCACGTCTATGAAGGCCATTCCTGGAGCGGCAAGGCGCTGTTTGACTACTGCGACCGGCGGGCTCGGCAGGGGTATTTTGCCCCGGCGGGCAGCGCGGCGCGGCAGGCGGGGCAGGATTTTCTGTGGTATCTGTGGTGCGGGGCGCAGTCGCCGCTCTTCGGCCGCAGCGCCATGACCACCTTCGAGCGGCTCTACATCGCCGACCCCGCCACCCACGTGGAGGTGAAGGACCCCTACTACCGGCTCATCGACCGGCCCGAGACGGCGGACAAGATCCTGGCGGCCTTCGGGCTGCACGGCGAAGGCTGCCACATCGTCAACGGCCATGTGCCGGTGCGGGCCATCGAGGGGGAAAGCCCGGTGAAGGGCGGCGGCAAGCTCATCATCATCGACGGCGGCTTCTGCCGGGCCTATCACCAGCGCACCGGCATTGCGGGGTACACGCTGGTCTGCAATTCCCGGGGACTGATCCTGCGCACCCACCAGCCCTTTGAGAGCATGGAGAAGGCCATCCACGAGGACGAGGACATCGCCAGCAAGAGCGAGTATATCTACACGGCGCCCCGGCGCATCCAGGTGGCGGACACCGACGAGGGTGTGCGCAAGCGGGAGCGTGTGCGGGACCTGGAGGCCCTGGTCAAGGCCTACGAGTGCGGCCTGATTCCCCAGGGCCTGCGGGTGTAA
- a CDS encoding glycoside hydrolase family 2 TIM barrel-domain containing protein: MLQTLLTPAGERLSGTPWPDYPRPQFRRAGWMNLNGLWEFAVTDGGNPPSEFPREILVPFCPECTLSGIGAHYGEGQTLWYRRRFTLPEGFAKDRVVLHIGAADQLLGAWCSGTPVGRHLGGYESMTFDLTDALRPGENELVLRVRDDLRSTVLPYGKQVLQRGGMWYTPVSGIWQTVWLESLPAHAIPGLTIRADDRVALLDTGDSTQEGTVTVQTPQGPLTVPLRTGRAAIRPEAPRLWSPADPYLYEFAIDTPTDHVESYFALRKLTIGQAGGHPRLCLNGEPVFFHGVLDQGYYSDGLFTPADPACYEQDIRTMQNLGFNTLRKHIKVEPEIFYWLCDKLGMFVFQDMVNNGDYAYWRDTVWPTLGLQRRRSDARMHPDQKTRQAFYDGMAATVAQLGNHPCIVCWTIFNEGWGQFASSAAYARLRQLDDSRFIDTTSGWFRGGDTDVDSRHIYYGPWRLRAKDKPLVLSEFGGCCLAVEGHRFNPDKSYGYSTSRSPAELQQALNRLYTKKVLPAVAKGLCGAIYTQLSDVEDEVNGLVTYDRRVVKPDPGAMRALAGQLHQAFAASCTGKELTHAHPQ; the protein is encoded by the coding sequence ATGCTGCAAACGCTGCTGACCCCGGCGGGGGAGCGCCTGTCCGGCACACCCTGGCCGGACTATCCGCGTCCCCAGTTCCGGCGGGCGGGGTGGATGAACCTCAACGGCTTGTGGGAGTTTGCCGTCACCGACGGCGGCAACCCGCCCAGCGAATTTCCCCGGGAAATCCTCGTCCCTTTCTGCCCTGAGTGTACCCTCTCGGGCATCGGCGCCCACTACGGCGAGGGCCAGACGCTGTGGTACCGGCGGCGGTTCACCCTGCCGGAAGGCTTTGCCAAAGACCGGGTGGTACTGCACATCGGGGCGGCGGACCAGCTGCTGGGGGCCTGGTGCAGCGGCACGCCGGTGGGCCGCCATCTGGGCGGCTACGAATCCATGACCTTTGACCTCACCGACGCTCTGCGCCCCGGGGAGAATGAGCTGGTACTGCGGGTGCGGGACGATCTGCGCAGCACCGTGCTGCCCTACGGCAAGCAGGTCTTGCAGCGGGGCGGCATGTGGTACACGCCGGTGTCGGGCATCTGGCAGACCGTCTGGCTGGAAAGTCTGCCCGCCCACGCCATTCCCGGGCTCACCATCCGGGCGGACGACCGGGTGGCCCTGCTGGATACCGGCGACTCCACCCAGGAGGGCACCGTCACGGTGCAGACACCCCAGGGCCCGCTGACGGTGCCGCTGCGCACCGGGCGGGCGGCCATCCGGCCCGAGGCGCCCCGGCTGTGGAGCCCCGCCGACCCCTACCTCTATGAATTCGCCATCGACACCCCCACCGACCATGTGGAGAGCTACTTTGCCCTGCGCAAGCTGACCATCGGGCAGGCCGGGGGCCATCCGCGGCTCTGCCTCAACGGGGAGCCGGTGTTTTTCCACGGGGTGCTGGACCAGGGCTACTACTCCGACGGACTCTTCACCCCGGCGGACCCTGCCTGCTACGAGCAGGACATCCGCACTATGCAAAACTTGGGCTTCAACACGCTGCGCAAGCACATCAAGGTAGAGCCGGAAATTTTCTACTGGCTCTGCGATAAACTGGGGATGTTCGTCTTCCAGGACATGGTCAACAACGGCGACTACGCCTACTGGCGGGACACCGTCTGGCCCACCCTGGGGTTGCAGCGCCGCCGCAGCGACGCCCGGATGCACCCCGACCAGAAGACCCGCCAGGCCTTCTACGACGGCATGGCGGCCACGGTGGCCCAGCTGGGAAACCACCCCTGCATCGTCTGCTGGACGATTTTCAATGAGGGCTGGGGGCAGTTTGCCTCCTCGGCAGCCTATGCCCGGCTGCGGCAGCTGGACGATTCCCGCTTCATCGACACCACCTCGGGCTGGTTCCGGGGCGGCGACACCGACGTGGACAGCCGCCACATTTATTACGGCCCCTGGCGGCTGCGGGCCAAGGACAAACCCCTGGTGCTCTCCGAGTTCGGCGGGTGCTGTCTCGCGGTGGAGGGCCACCGCTTCAACCCCGACAAAAGCTACGGCTACAGCACCAGCCGCAGCCCGGCGGAACTGCAGCAGGCGCTGAACCGGCTCTACACAAAAAAGGTGCTGCCCGCGGTGGCGAAAGGTCTCTGCGGGGCCATCTACACCCAGCTATCCGACGTGGAGGACGAGGTCAACGGCCTTGTGACCTACGACCGCCGCGTGGTAAAACCCGACCCCGGCGCGATGCGGGCGCTGGCCGGGCAGCTGCACCAGGCCTTTGCCGCATCCTGTACCGGAAAGGAGCTTACCCATGCCCACCCACAGTGA
- a CDS encoding GNAT family protein, whose translation MTPLSVRPANPGDLPALAAIYRAARAFMAASGNPTQWGTTDPRPELLRQDIAQEQLYVLCDGDTPRAAFALVPGEDPTYAVIDGAWLSDAPYATIHRLGSDGTCHGVFASAIGWAAARQPHLRIDTHADNHIMQKLIARAGFRCCGIIHVADGSPRLAYERLPG comes from the coding sequence TTGACCCCCCTCTCGGTCCGCCCCGCCAACCCCGGCGACCTGCCCGCCCTGGCAGCCATCTACCGGGCGGCCCGGGCCTTCATGGCGGCCAGCGGCAACCCCACCCAGTGGGGAACCACCGACCCGCGGCCCGAACTCCTGCGGCAGGACATCGCCCAAGAGCAGCTCTATGTGCTGTGTGACGGGGACACGCCCCGCGCCGCCTTTGCCCTGGTTCCGGGGGAGGACCCCACCTACGCCGTCATTGACGGCGCCTGGCTCAGCGACGCCCCCTACGCCACCATCCACCGGCTGGGCAGCGACGGCACCTGCCACGGTGTCTTTGCCTCGGCCATCGGCTGGGCGGCGGCCCGGCAGCCCCATCTGCGCATCGACACCCACGCCGACAACCACATCATGCAGAAACTGATCGCCCGGGCGGGCTTTCGCTGCTGCGGCATCATCCATGTGGCGGACGGCAGCCCGCGCCTTGCCTACGAACGCCTGCCCGGCTAA
- a CDS encoding MATE family efflux transporter: MASTSHGGQVDFSTGDVRRGILDVAAPMLVAQVLNLLYNIVDRIYIGKIPGEGTLALAGLGLCFPIVTLVTAFANLFGVGGAPLCSIARGQKDDKTAGKIMANAYFMLVVCGLVLTVVGLVFHKPVLYLFGASDDTYRYAADYLVIYLLGTVFVMTSLGLNPYINSQGFARIGMLTVLLGAAANIVLDPILIYACGLGVRGAAIATVISQGLSAAWVLRFLTGPKTELRLVFRGFSPDWACIRRITALGTSSFVMSFTDSLVQVACNATLRTFGGDLYISVMTVINSVRQIAQTPVMALTDGASPVISYNYGARNVPRVRKAIRFMTQLGFGYTMLIWALISLFPAAFIMIFNHDPDLLTAAVPSLHIYFFGFVMMAFQFSGQSVFKSLNKPKMAIFFSLLRKAIIVVPLTLLLPHIAGLGGNGVFLAEPISNFIGGLACYITMRCTVMPELKRMEAPAEAAR, translated from the coding sequence ATGGCATCGACCTCCCACGGCGGCCAGGTGGATTTTTCCACCGGCGATGTGCGCCGCGGCATCCTGGACGTGGCCGCCCCCATGCTGGTGGCCCAGGTGCTCAATCTTTTGTACAACATTGTGGACCGCATCTACATCGGCAAAATCCCCGGGGAGGGTACCCTGGCCCTGGCCGGACTGGGCCTGTGCTTTCCCATCGTCACGCTGGTCACCGCCTTTGCCAACCTGTTCGGGGTGGGCGGAGCGCCGCTCTGCTCCATTGCCCGGGGCCAGAAGGACGATAAAACCGCCGGCAAGATCATGGCCAACGCCTACTTCATGCTGGTGGTCTGCGGGCTGGTGCTCACCGTGGTGGGGCTGGTCTTCCACAAACCGGTGCTCTACCTCTTCGGCGCCAGCGACGACACCTACCGCTACGCCGCCGACTATCTGGTCATCTATCTGCTGGGCACCGTCTTCGTCATGACTTCCCTGGGCCTCAACCCCTACATCAACAGCCAGGGCTTCGCCCGCATCGGCATGCTCACCGTGCTGCTGGGCGCCGCCGCCAACATCGTGCTGGACCCCATCCTCATCTATGCCTGCGGGCTGGGCGTGCGGGGCGCCGCCATCGCCACCGTCATCTCCCAGGGGCTGTCCGCCGCCTGGGTGCTGCGGTTTTTGACCGGCCCCAAAACCGAGCTGCGCCTGGTTTTCCGGGGCTTTTCCCCCGACTGGGCCTGCATCCGCCGCATCACGGCGCTGGGCACCTCCAGCTTCGTCATGTCCTTCACCGACAGCCTCGTCCAGGTGGCCTGCAACGCCACCCTGCGCACCTTCGGCGGCGACCTCTACATCAGCGTCATGACGGTCATCAACTCGGTGCGCCAGATCGCCCAGACCCCCGTCATGGCCCTCACCGACGGCGCCTCCCCGGTCATCAGCTACAACTACGGCGCCCGCAATGTGCCCCGGGTGCGTAAGGCCATCCGCTTCATGACCCAGCTGGGCTTCGGCTACACCATGCTGATCTGGGCGCTGATCTCGCTGTTCCCGGCGGCCTTCATCATGATCTTCAACCATGACCCCGACCTGCTTACCGCCGCCGTGCCGTCGCTGCACATCTACTTCTTCGGCTTCGTCATGATGGCCTTCCAGTTCAGCGGCCAGAGCGTCTTCAAGTCGCTGAACAAGCCCAAAATGGCCATCTTCTTCTCGCTGCTGCGCAAGGCCATCATCGTGGTGCCGCTGACCCTGCTGCTGCCCCACATTGCCGGGCTGGGCGGCAACGGCGTCTTCCTGGCGGAACCCATCTCCAACTTCATCGGCGGCCTTGCCTGCTACATCACGATGCGCTGCACCGTCATGCCGGAGCTGAAACGGATGGAAGCCCCCGCGGAGGCCGCCCGTTGA